One part of the Peromyscus leucopus breed LL Stock chromosome 19, UCI_PerLeu_2.1, whole genome shotgun sequence genome encodes these proteins:
- the LOC114687141 gene encoding LOW QUALITY PROTEIN: protocadherin beta-14-like (The sequence of the model RefSeq protein was modified relative to this genomic sequence to represent the inferred CDS: inserted 1 base in 1 codon), translating to MGTRRTLILQKRQVLVFFVLLGLSQASTESLQYSVAEETEIGSFVANLARDLGLEVVELSSREARVVSDDNKKHLHLNLMTGDLLLSERLDREELCGSTQPCVLPFQVVLENPLQFYQAELHVIDINDHSPTFLDREITIKIPESTTIGSMFLIENVQDVDVGSNSLQDYSISPNSHFYVKVHDSGDGKIYPELVLDRALDHEEESELRLTLTALDGGSPPRSGTTSILIKVLDINDNAPEFAQSFYEVQVPEDMPIGSSIIAISAKDLDTGNSGKISYSFLHASEGIRKTFDINPTSGEVNLRSLLDFEVIQSYSVNIQATDGGGLSAKCTLLVKVLDINDNAPEVTISSITKTIPENASETLVALFSVRDQDSGDNGKILCSIQDDLPFILKPTFKNFFTLLSEKALDRESRAEYNITITVTDMGTPRLTTQHTIRVQVSDINDNAPXFTQTSYTLFVQENNSPALHIGTISATDSDSGSNAHITYSLLPTHDPQLALASLFSVNANNGQLFALRALDYEAQQAFEFHVGATDQGSPALSSQALVRVLVLDANDNAPFVLYPLQNASAPCTELLPRAAEPGYLVTKVVAVDRDSGQNAWLSFQLLKATEPGLFSVWAHNGEVRTSRLLSERDAPKHRLLLLVKDNGDPPRSASVTLHVLLVDGFSQPYLPLPEVARDPAQDEDVLTLYLVIALASVSSLFLLSVLLFVGVRLCKRTRATSLGGCSVPEGHFPGHLVDISGAGTLSQSYQYEVCMTGGIGTNEFKFLKPVMPSLQLHDAGSNMQEKENFRNSLGFNIQ from the exons ATGGGAACCAGAAGGACACTCATTCTGCAGAAAAGGCAagtcttggttttctttgttttgctgggATTGTCTCAGGCGAGTACTGAATCTTTGCAGTATTCTGtagcagaggaaacagaaattggCTCTTTTGTGGCTAATCTGGCAAGGGATCTGGGGCTGGAGGTTGTGGAGTTGTCTTCCAGGGAGGCCCGGGTAGTGTCAGATGATAATAAAAAGCATTTACACCTTAATTTGATGACGGGAGATCTGCTCCTGAGTGAGAGACTGGACCGGGAAGAGCTGTGTGGCTCCACCCAGCCCTGTGTGCTGCCTTTTCAGGTGGTTCTGGAAAACCCTTTACAGTTTTATCAAGCTGAGCTGCATGTCATAGATATAAATGATCACTCCCCTACATTCCTGGACAGAGAAATAACTATTAAAATACCAGAAAGCACAACTATCGGATCCATGTTCTTAATTGAGAATGTGCAAGATGTGGATGTAGGAAGTAACAGTCTCCAGGACTACAGCATTAGCCCCAATTCTCACTTCTATGTTAAAGTTCATGACAGTGGTGATGGAAAGATATATCCGGAGCTGGTTCTAGACAGAGCTCTAGATCATGAGGAGGAGTCTGAACTTAGATTGACACTTACAGCACTGGATGGTGGGTCTCCTCCCAGGTCTGGGACAACATCCATTCTCATAAAGGTCTTGGACATCAATGATAATGCTCCTGAGTTTGCTCAGAGTTTCTATGAGGTGCAGGTCCCAGAGGACATGCCCATTGGTTCCAGTATTATTGCTATCTCTGCTAAGGATTTAGATACAGGAAATTCTGGGAAAATATCGTATTCATTTTTGCATGCATCAGAAGGTATCAGAAAAACCTTTGACATCaacccaacatctggggaagtcAACCTGAGATCATTACTGGATTTTGAAGTAATACAATCCTATTCTGTAAATATCCAAGCAACAGATGGTGGCGGTCTTTCAGCAAAATGCACTCTTCTAGTTAAAGTATTGGATATAAACGACAATGCACCAGAAGTGACCATATCATCAATTACAAAGACAATTCCAGAGAATGCTTCAGAGACCCTGGTCGCTCTTTTCAGTGTCCGAGATCAAGACTCTGGGGACAACGGAAAGATCCTTTGCTCTATTCAGGACGACCTTCCGTTTATCCTAAAACCCACCTTCAAGAACTTTTTCACTCTACTTTCTGAAAAAGCACTtgacagagagagcagagctgagTACAACATCACCATCACAGTCACCGACATGGGCACACCCAGGCTCACAACACAGCACACCATAAGGGTGCAGGTGTCTGACATCAACGACAACGCCC CCTTCACACAAACCTCCTACACCCTGTTTGTCCAGGAGAACAACAGCCCCGCCCTGCACATAGGCACCATCAGTGCCACAGACTCAGACTCAGGCTCCAATGCCCACATCACCTACTCGCTCCTGCCCACCCACGACCCACAGCTGGCCCTGGCCTCGCTCTTCTCTGTCAACGCCAACAATGGGCAGCTGTTCGCGCTCAGGGCGCTGGACTACGAGGCCCAGCAGGCCTTTGAGTTCCACGTGGGCGCCACAGACCAAGGCTCTCCTGCGCTCAGCAGCCAGGCGCTGGTGCGAGTGCTGGTGCTGGACGCCAACGACAATGCGCCCTTCGTGCTCTACCCGCTGCAGAACGCCTCTGCACCCTGCACAGAGCTGCTGCCCAGGGCGGCAGAGCCTGGATACCTGGTCACCAAGGTGGTGGCAGTGGACCGCGACTCTGGACAGAACGCCTGGCTGTCGTTTCAGCTGCTCAAGGCCACGGAACCCGGGCTGTTCAGCGTGTGGGCTCACAATGGCGAGGTGCGCACCTCCAGGCTGCTGAGTGAGCGCGATGCTCCCaagcacaggctgctgctgctggtcaagGACAATGGAGATCCTCCAAGGTCTGCCAGTGTCACTCTGCATGTGCTGCTGGTGGATGGCTTCTCTCagccctacctgcctctgccagaggTGGCGCGCGACCCCGCCCAGGATGAGGATGTGCTCACTCTGTACCTGGTCATTGCCTTggcttctgtgtcttctctcttcctgttgtctgtgctgCTGTTCGTGGGGGTGAGGCTGTGCAAGAGGACCAGAGCGACCTCTCTGGGTGGCTGCTCTGTGCCTGAGGGACACTTTCCGGGTCACCTGGTGGATATCAGTGGGGCAGGGACCCTGTCCCAGAGCTACCAGTATGAGGTGTGTATGACAGGAGGTATTGGGACAAATGAGTTCAAATTCCTGAAGCCGGTCATGCCCAGTCTTCAACTCCATGATGCTGGTTCTAATATGCAGGAAAAGGAGAACTTTCGCAATAGTCTTGGATTTAATATTCAATAA
- the LOC114687142 gene encoding protocadherin beta-18-like, with product MMESGVRAAQHLRQVLLFFVFLEGSSVLSETWSYSVAEEMETGSSVANIIKDMGVGDLAARGARVIFDDYQPYLWLELETGNLLLNEKLDREALCGTSEPCILHFQVLLENPLQFFQAELLVEDINDHSPTFPEKVIFLNISEGATPGTSFQMDNAQDLDVGMNGVQNYTISPNPYFYLKLKDGGKGRKYPELVLDGSLDREKEPSISLILTAVDGGSLPRSATALIQVVVVDVNDNAPEFERTLYEVQVPENSPVGSLVIKVCATDLDTGTNGEISYSFSRVSRDVRETFKIHPVSGEVHLKALLDFEVIQSYTINVQAVDGGSLSGKSAIIVQVIDVNDNPPEIVFTSLMSPIPENCLSEMVVAVFSVRDQDSGDNGRMMCSIQDNLPFLLKPTFKNFYTLVTESPLDRESRAEYNITITVTDMGTPRLTTQHTITVQVSDVNDNAPAFTQTSYTLFVQENNSPALHIGTISATDSDSGSNAHITYSLLPTHDPQLALDSLISINVDNGQLFVLRALDYEALKAFEFHVGATDQGSPALSSQALVRVLVLDANDNAPPFVLYPLQNASAPCTELLPRAAEPGYLITKVVAVDRDSGQNAWLSFQLLKATEPGLFSVWAHNGEVRTSRLLSERDAPKHRLLLLVKDNGDPPRSASVTLHVLLVDGFSQPYLPLPEVARDVAPDEDVLTLYLVIALASVSSIFLLSVLLFVGVRLCRRARAASLGGCSVPEGHFPGHLVDVSGAGTLSQGYQYEVCLTGESGITSEFKFLKPIVPNFLTESMGREVE from the coding sequence ATGATGGAGTCAGGAGTGAGGGCTGCTCAGCATCTAAGGCAAGtgctgcttttttttgttttcctggaaggGTCCTCGGTTCTTTCCGAGACCTGGAGCTATTCTGTGGCAGAAGAAATGGAGACTGGCTCCTCTGTAGCCAATATAATTAAAGACATGGGTGTGGGTGACCTGGCCGCACGGGGGGCCAGAGTTATATTTGATGACTATCAGCCTTATTTGTGGTTAGAACTTGAGACTGGCAACTTGCTCTTGAATGAAAAACTGGACAGGGAGGCACTCTGTGGTACCAGTGAACCCTGTATACTGCATTTCCAGGTGTTATTGGAAAATCCTTTGCAATTCTTTCAGGCTGAGCTTTTGGTTGAAGACATAAATGACCATTCTCCCACGTTCCCAGAGAAAGTCATATTTCTAAATATCTCAGAAGGTGCAACTCCAGGAACCTCATTCCAAATGGATAATGCTCAGGACTTAGATGTAGGAATGAATGGTGTCCAAAACTATACAATAAGCCCCAACCCCTATTTCTACCTTAAGTTAAAAGATGGTggtaaaggaagaaaataccCAGAGCTGGTACTGGATGGATCTCTGGACAGAGAAAAGGAGCCTTCAATTAGCTTAATACTAACAGCTGTGGATGGTGGGTCACTGCCCAGGTCAGCAACTGCACTGATTCAAGTTGTGGTTGTGGATGTCAATGACAATGCCCCTGAGTTTGAAAGAACGCTGTATGAGGTTCAAGTACCAGAGAACAGCCCTGTGGGCTCACTAGTAATCAAGGTGTGTGCTACAGATTTGGACACAGGGACAAATGGAGAAATATCTTATTCATTTTCTCGTGTCTCTAGAGATGTACGGGAAACATTCAAAATCCATCCAGTTTCTGGTGAAGTCCATTTGAAAGCACTCCTAGATTTTGAGGTGATTCAGTCTTATACAATAAATGTTCAAGCCGTTGACGGTGGGAGTCTCTCTGGAAAATCAGCCATTATTGTTCAAGTTATAGATGTGAATGACAACCCACCAGAAATAGTCTTTACATCTCTTATGAGCCCCATCCCAGAAAACTGCTTATCAGAGATGGTCGTCGCTGTTTTCAGTGTGCGAGACCAAGACTCAGGAGACAATGGCAGAATGATGTGCTCAATTCAAGACAACCTCCCTTTTCTCTTGAAGCCTACTTTCAAAAATTTCTACACTCTAGTAACAGAAAGTccactggacagagagagcagagctgagTACAACATCACCATCACAGTCACCGACATGGGCACACCCAGGCTCACAACACAGCACACCATAACAGTGCAGGTGTCTGATGTCAACGACAACGCCCCCGCCTTCACACAAACCTCCTACACCCTGTTTGTCCAGGAGAACAACAGCCCTGCCCTGCACATAGGCACCATCAGCGCCACAGACTCAGACTCAGGCTCCAATGCCCACATCACCTACTCTCTGCTGCCCACCCATGACCCGCAGCTGGCCCTCGACTCGCTCATCTCCATCAACGTTGACAATGGGCAGCTGTTTGTGCTCAGGGCACTGGACTATGAGGCCCTGAAGGCCTTCGAGTTCCACGTGGGCGCCACAGACCAAGGCTCTCCTGCGCTCAGCAGCCAGGCGCTGGTGCGAGTGCTGGTGCTGGACGCCAACGACAATGCGCCGCCCTTCGTGCTCTACCCGCTGCAGAACGCCTCTGCGCCTTGCACAGAGCTGCTGCCCAgggcggcagagccaggctaCCTGATCACCAAGGTGGTGGCAGTGGACCGCGACTCTGGACAGAAtgcctggctgtccttccagctgCTCAAGGCCACAGAGCCCGGGTTGTTCAGCGTGTGGGCTCACAATGGCGAGGTGCGCACCTCCAGGCTGCTGAGTGAGCGCGATGCTCCCaagcacaggctgctgctgctggtcaagGACAATGGAGATCCTCCAAGGTCTGCCAGTGTCACTCTGCATGTGCTGCTGGTGGATGGCTTCTCTCagccctacctgcctctgccagaggTGGCGCGCGATGTAGCACCGGACGAGGATGTGCTCACTCTGTACCTGGTCATTGCCTTGGCTTCTGTGTCTTCCAttttcctgttgtctgtgctgCTGTTCGTTGGGGTGAGGCTGTGCAGGAGGGCTAGGGCGGCCTCTCTGGGTGGCTGCTCTGTGCCTGAGGGACACTTTCCTGGCCACCTGGTGGATGTCAGCGGCGCTGGAACCCTGTCCCAGGGCTACCAGTATGAGGTATGCCTGACTGGAGAGTCAGGGATAACCAGCGAATTTAAGTTCCTAAAACCAATTGTTCCCAACTTTCTAACCGAAAGCATGGGGAGAGAAGTAGAATAA
- the LOC114687139 gene encoding LOW QUALITY PROTEIN: protocadherin beta-13-like (The sequence of the model RefSeq protein was modified relative to this genomic sequence to represent the inferred CDS: deleted 1 base in 1 codon) — MEASRKLPCRQRQVPFFFFLLGLSLASAGELRRYSVVEEREGRSFVTNLVNDLGLRQLELSRRGVKVVSKGNKLHLQLDQETGDLLLTEKVDREELCGHTEPCLLRFQVLLDNPLDIFQAELEVTDINDHSPAFLDKEIMLKISESSLPGTTFPLKNAQDMDVGQNGIDNYIVSSNSYFHVLTRKRSDGKKYPELVLDRVLDREEEAELRLILTAQDGGSPPRSGTTEVHIEVLDFNDNAPQFEQLFYRVQVPEDSPIGFLITTVSATDKDIGVNGEISYSLFQASDDISKTFSIHPLTGEVRLKEQLDFEKTQSYEVNIEARDAGTLSGKCTILTQVMDVNDHAPEIILSAFTNPIPENLPETMVAIFSVSDLDSKENGKTSCSIQDDLPFFLKPSGENFYTLLTQKPLDRETIAEYNITITVTDMGTPRLTTQHTITVQVSDINDNAPAFTQTSYTLFVQENNSPALHIGTISATDSDSGSNAHITYSLLPTQDPQLALNSLISINADNGQLFALRALDYEALQAFEFHVGATDQGSPALSSQALVRVLVLDANDNAPFVLYPLQNASAPCTELLPRAAEPGYLVTKVVAVDRDSGQNAWLSFQLLKATEPGLFSVWAHNGEVRTSRLLSERDAPKHRLLLLVKDNGDPPRSASVTLHVLLVDGFSQPYLPLPEVARDPAHDNEDLLTLYLVIALASVSSIFLLSVLLFVGVRLCRRARAASLGGCSVPEGHFPGHLVDVSGAGTLSQSYQYEVCLRGDSGTGEFKFLKPILPNFQDHPLGPEMGGNSNCRNDLGFGI; from the exons ATGGAGGCCAGCAGGAAGCTCCCTTGCAGACAAAGGCaagtcccttttttctttttcctattagGATTGTCTCTGGCAAGTGCCGGGGAACTGAGGCGCTATTCTGtggtggaggaaagggagggtAGGTCCTTTGTAACCAATTTAGTAAATGACCTAGGTCTCAGGCAGCTGGAGCTCTCCAGACGAGGGGTTAAGGTCGTTTCGAAAGGGAACAAACTACATTTGCAGCTGGATCAGGAGACGGGGGATTTGCTATTAACTGAGAAAGTGGACCGAGAGGAACTGTGTGGGCATACAGAGCCATGCCTGCTGCGTTTCCAAGTGCTGCTTGACAATCCCTTAGATATTTTTCAAGCTGAGCTGGAAGTTACAGACATAAACGACCATTCTCCAGCATTCCTGGACAAAGAAATCATGCTAAAGATATCAGAAAGCAGTCTTCCTGGGACTACATTTCCTCTGAAGAATGCTCAGGACATGGATGTGGGTCAAAATGGCATTGATAACTACATTGTCAGTTCCAATTCCTATTTCCACGTGCTTACTCGAAAACGCAGTGATGGCAAGAAATATCCTGAGCTGGTTCTAGACAGAGTATtggacagagaggaggaagctgagcTCAGGCTAATCCTCACAGCACAGGATGGCGGCTCTCCACCTAGGTCTGGCACCACTGAGGTCCACATTGAAGTCCTGGACTTCAATGACAATGCTCCCCAATTTGAGCAGCTTTTTTATAGGGTACAGGTCCCTGAGGATAGTCCAATAGGCTTTCTGATCACCACTGTCTCAGCTACAGATAAGGACATAGGAGTCAATGGAGAGATCTCCTATTCGCTTTTCCAGGCTTCAGATGATATTAGCAAAACCTTTTCGATCCATCCCTTGACAGGGGAAGTGCGATTGAAAGAGCAACTTGATTTTGAAAAGACTCAGTCCTATGAAGTCAATATTGAGGCCAGAGATGCTGGAACCCTTTCTGGAAAATGCACGATTCTGACACAAGTCATGGATGTGAATGACCACGCTCCAGAGATTATCCTGTCTGCGTTTACCAACCCCATCCCAGAGAATTTGCCAGAAACTATGGTGGCAATTTTTAGCGTTTCTGATCTAGATTCAAAAGAAAACGGAAAAACAAGCTGTTCCATTCAGGATGATCTACCCTTCTTCCTAAAGCCTTCTGGGGAAAACTTTTACACGCTATTAACACAAAAACCACTGGATAGAGAGACTATAGCCGAGTACAACATCACCATCACAGTCACTGACATGGGCACACCCAGGCTCACAACCCAGCACACCATAACAGTGCAGGTCTCTGACATCAATGACAACGCCCCCGCCTTCACCCAAACCTCCTACACCCTGTTTGTCCAGGAGAACAACAGCCCCGCCCTGCACATAGGCACCATCAGTGCCACAGACTCAGACTCAGGTTCCAATGCCCACATCACCTACTCTCTGCTGCCCACCCAAGACCCTCAGCTGGCCCTCAACTCGCTCATCTCCATCAACGCAGACAATGGGCAGCTGTTCGCGCTCAGGGCGCTAGACTACGAAGCCCTGCAGGCCTTCGAGTTCCACGTGGGCGCCACAGACCAAGGCTCTCCTGCGCTCAGCAGCCAGGCGCTGGTGCGAGTGCTGGTGCTGGACGCCAACGACAATGCGCCCTTCGTGCTCTACCCGCTGCAGAACGCCTCTGCACCCTGCACAGAGCTGCTGCCCAgggcggcagagccaggctaCCTGGTCACCAAGGTGGTGGCAGTGGACCGCGACTCTGGACAGAAtgcctggctgtccttccagctgCTCAAGGCCACGGAGCCCGGGCTGTTCAGCGTGTGGGCTCACAATGGCGAGGTGCGCACCTCCAGGCTGCTGAGTGAGCGCGATGCTCCCaagcacaggctgctgctgctggtcaagGACAATGGAGATCCTCCAAGGTCTGCCAGTGTCACTCTGCATGTGCTGCTGGTGGATGGCTTCTCTCagccctacctgcctctgccagaggTGGCGCGCGACCCCGCCCATGACAATGAGGACTTGCTCACTCTGTACCTGGTCATTGCCTTGGCTTCTGTGTCTTCT AttttcctgttgtctgtgctgCTGTTTGTGGGGGTGAGGCTGTGCAGGAGGGCCAGGGCGGCCTCTCTGGGTGGCTGCTCTGTGCCTGAGGGCCACTTTCCTGGCCACCTGGTGGATGTCAGTGGGGCAGGGACCCTGTCCCAGAGCTACCAGTATGAGGTGTGTCTGAGGGGAGACTCTGGGACAGGTGAGTTCAAATTCCTGAAACCAATTTTACCTAATTTCCAAGACCATCCTCTTGGACCAGAAATGGGAGGAAATTCCAACTGCAGGAACGACTTGGGTTTTGGCATTTAG
- the LOC114687140 gene encoding protocadherin beta-16-like, whose translation METAWMHNLRQRQVLIFFVLLSVSEAGTELGPYFIQEEMERGSFVANLGKDLGVELAEISTRRARIISQENKEHLQLNVQSGDLLINEKLDREELCGSIEPCVLHFQVLMENPLEVFQAELRVKDINDHSPVFSEKEMILRIPENSPLGNTFPLNNALDSDVEMNNIQRYEVNSNSHFLVVTRNRSDGTKYPELVLEKELDREEEPELRLTLTALDGGSPPRSGTARVLIEVVDTNDNAPKFQQPTYQVQIPENRPTGSLVVTVSASDLDSGDNGKVLYTLSQPSEDISKTLEVNPVTGEIRLRKEVDFETIPSYEVDIKATDGGGLSGKCTLLLQVVDVNDNPPEVMLSALNSPVPENSPDEVVAVFSVRDSDSGKNGKVISSIQEDLPFLLKPSGKNFYTLVTKRALDREEREQYIVIITVTDMGTPRLTTQHTITVQVSDVNDNAPAFTQTSYTLFVQENNSPALHIGTISATDSDSGSNAHITYSLLPTHDPQLALDSLISINADNGQLFALRALDYETLQTFEFHVGATDQGSPALSSQALVRVLVLDANDNAPFVLYPLQNASAPCTELLPRAAEPGYLVTKVVAVDRDSGQNAWLSFQLLKATEPGLFSVWAHNGEVRTSRLLSERDAPKHRLLLLVKDNGDPPRSASVTLHVLLVDGFSQPYLPLPEVARDSAQDEDLLTLYLVIALASVSSIFLLSVLLFVGVRLCRRARAASLGGCSVPEGHFPGHLVDVSGAGTLSQSYQYEVCLMGDSSGTSDFKFVKPVLPSSLPQSSGKEIVENSTLRNSFGFNYS comes from the coding sequence aTGGAGACTGCGTGGATGCACAATCTGAGGCAAAGGCAAGtcctgattttctttgttttgctgagTGTGTCTGAGGCAGGTACCGAGCTGGGTCCCTATTTCatacaggaagaaatggagaggggCTCCTTTGTGGCAAATCTTGGGAAAGATCTGGGGGTGGAGCTGGCAGAGATTTCCACCCGCCGGGCTCGGATCATTTCCCAGGAAAATAAAGAGCATTTGCAGCTCAATGTTCAGTCTGGAGATTTGCTCATAAACGAGAAATTAGATAGAGAGGAGCTGTGTGGCTCCATTGAACCTTGTGTTTTACACTTCCAAGTGTTAATGGAAAACCCTTTAGAGGTATTTCAGGCTGAACTGAGGGTGAAGGACATAAACGATCATTCTCCAGTGTTCAGTGAAAAGGAAATGATACTGAGAATACCAGAAAACAGTCCACTGGGAAACACATTCCCTTTAAATAATGCTCTGGACTCAGACGTAGAAATGAACAACATTCAGCGCTATGAAGTCAACTCCAACTCTCATTTCCTGGTTGTAACCCGCAACCGCAGCGATGGCACGAAGTACCCAGagctggtgctggagaaagaactGGATCGGGAGGAGGAGCCCGAGCTGAGGTTAACCCTGACAGCCTTGGATGGTGGCTCTCCTCCCCGGTCTGGGACGGCGCGGGTTCTCATTGAAGTAGTAGACACCAACGATAACGCACCCAAGTTTCAGCAGCCAACTTACCAAGTGCAAATTCCAGAGAACCGCCCCACGGGGTCCCTGGTAGTCACAGTCTCAGCCAGTGATTTAGACAGTGGAGATAATGGAAAAGTACTGTACACACTCTCTCAGCCTTCAGAAGATATCAGCAAGACATTAGAAGTAAATCCTGTAACAGGGGAAATTCGGCTACGAAAAGAGGTAGATTTCGAAACAATTCCCTCTTATGAAGTGGATATCAAGGCCACGGATGGGGGAGGTCTCTCAGGAAAATGCACTCTGCTCCTGCAGGTGGTGGACGTGAATGACAACCCCCCAGAAGTGATGCTGTCTGCACTTAACAGCCCAGTTCCAGAAAACTCTCCGGATGAGGTAGTTGCTGTTTTCAGTGTTAGAGATTCTGACTCCGGGAAAAATGGAAAGGTGATTTCCTCCATCCAGGAGGACCTTCCCTTTCTTCTAAAACCTTCAGGAAAGAACTTTTACACTTTAGTAACCAAGAGAGCGctagacagagaagaaagagagcaaTACATCGTCATCATCACAGTCACTGACATGGGCACACCCAGGCTCACAACCCAGCACACCATAACAGTGCAGGTCTCAGATGTCAACGACAATGCCCCCGCCTTCACACAAACCTCCTACACCCTGTTTGTCCAGGAGAACAACAGCCCCGCCCTGCACATAGGCACCATCAGCGCCACAGACTCAGACTCAGGATCCAATGCCCACATCACCTACTCTCTGCTGCCCACCCACGACCCGCAGCTGGCCCTCGACTCGCTCATCTCCATCAATGCCGACAATGGGCAGCTGTTCGCGCTCAGGGCGCTCGACTATGAAACCCTGCAGACTTTCGAGTTCCACGTGGGCGCCACAGACCAAGGCTCTCCTGCGCTCAGCAGCCAGGCGCTGGTGCGAGTGCTGGTGCTGGACGCCAACGACAATGCGCCCTTCGTGCTCTACCCGCTGCAGAACGCCTCTGCACCCTGCACAGAGCTGCTGCCCAGGGCGGCAGAGCCTGGATACCTGGTCACCAAGGTGGTGGCAGTGGACCGCGACTCTGGACAGAATGCCTGGCTGTCATTCCAGCTGCTCAAGGCCACGGAGCCCGGGCTGTTCAGCGTGTGGGCTCACAATGGCGAGGTGCGCACCTCCAGGCTGCTGAGTGAGCGCGATGCTCCCaagcacaggctgctgctgctggtcaagGACAATGGAGATCCTCCAAGGTCAGCCAGTGTCACTCTGCATGTGCTGCTGGTGGATGGCTTCTCTCagccctacctgcctctgccagaggTGGCGCGCGACTCTGCCCAAGACGAGGACTTGCTCACACTGTACCTGGTCATTGCCTTGGCTTCTGTGTCTTCcatcttcctgttgtctgtgctgCTGTTCGTGGGGGTGAGGCTGTGCAGGAGAGCCAGGGCGGCCTCTCTGGGTGGCTGCTCTGTGCCTGAGGGACACTTTCCTGGTCACCTGGTGGATGTCAGCGGGGCAGGGACCCTGTCCCAGAGCTACCAGTATGAGGTGTGTCTGATGGGCGATTCTTCTGGGACCAGCGATTTTAAATTCGTAAAGCCAGttctccccagctccctgcccCAGTCCTCTGGGAAAGAAATAGTGGAAAATTCTACCCTCCGGAATAGTTTTGGATTTAATTATTCTTAG